From the genome of Manduca sexta isolate Smith_Timp_Sample1 chromosome 14, JHU_Msex_v1.0, whole genome shotgun sequence, one region includes:
- the LOC119189322 gene encoding LOW QUALITY PROTEIN: zinc finger protein 628-like (The sequence of the model RefSeq protein was modified relative to this genomic sequence to represent the inferred CDS: inserted 1 base in 1 codon; deleted 1 base in 1 codon) gives MPTDDMVEDTDQMAAENLMFLSQDVVTYVESTEIDPNVECVTEEVITDDWVLSGGQERVEVPMEQLAQPLLDIKEENDIDVPLPTDQDEYTAMRPWPCXFCSRRFRKKAALMNHMVAHQNDRPHACNLCGVRYVRKCDLMNHLKVHAYVPDNQDTVDYEDLLQNNQIVKPKKKRGRRKKNPEPVENGGWENMTSARTQQWSRRARSPPKRPPSPPSSPSPPSPASPPSPAPPPADPSRPFVCRHCGIGFAREKALQSHARVHGGDSPVECGSCGELCWSREALAAHCSARHPHLPPAPAAHDALYDDDSGDDMEYRVSPSAEASETRVRNTDARPPELFCRHCGVAFQRADLLRRHVTAAHSYKRHDSTSSTWEGAGEAGEGGEHVCDVCGETCPDALQLLAHAELHADRAHRSEPAPRMKRMARGRNNTSSSNSRQFPCRECGKVFGSRSSQQIHIRIHTGERPYACRFCWKAFADGGTLRKHERIHTGEKPYACAVCPRAFNQRVVLREHVRSHHSAPDRRANGGPAFCCVVCSRTLHSSSELVQHLIQHCDANTALKRQPQSGPRKYKRRRKLKAEASSPVSREWEHTSASPPAASRSPSPASPAAERSPSPAPRPATPNEPRSPPARRRRRAPNPAPEPAPSRPRMIHTEDPRPRTKQVRPRRPPRHPADDLRAIRPAPSRSEASPARSDAGPFKCEMCSLEFARRDELLLHVPVHI, from the exons ATG CCAACAGATGACATGGTTGAGGACACAGACCAAATGGCTGCtgaaaatttaatgtttttgtcaCAAGATGTGGTCACCTATGTGGAGTCAACAGAGATTGATCCAAATGTAGAATGTGTCACTGAGGAGGTTATAACAGATGATTGGGTTCTCTCAGGAGGGCAAGAAAG agtgGAAGTTCCTATGGAGCAGTTAGCTCAACCCTTACTGGATATAAAGGAAGAAAATGATATTGATGTTCCGTTACCGACTGATCAA GATGAGTACACGGCGATGCGGCCGTGGCCGT GATTCTGCTCGCGGCGGTTCCGTAAGAAGGCGGCGCTGATGAACCACATGGTGGCGCATCAGAACGACCGTCCGCATGCGTGCAATCTCTGCGGTGTGCGATACGTGCGGAAATGCGACCTCATGAACCACCTCAAGGTGCATGCGTATGTGCCTGATAATCAGGACACTGTTGACTATG AAGATCTATTACAAAATAACCAAATTGTTAAACCAAAGAAAAAACGAGGCAGACGGAAAAAGAACCCAGAACCAGTTGAG AACGGTGGTTGGGAGAACATGACGTCTGCGCGCACGCAGCAGTGGTCGCGGCGCGCGCGTTCTCCGCCCAAGCGGCCGCCCTCCCCGCCCTCGTCCCCCTCACCTCCGTCGCCGGCCTCTCCTCCCTCAccagcgccgccgcccgccgaccCCTCGCGA CCCTTCGTCTGCAGACACTGTGGAATTGGTTTCGCGAGAGAGAAGGCTTTGCAGTCACATGCTAGG GTGCACGGCGGCGACTCGCCGGTGGAGTGCGGCTCGTGCGGCGAGCTGTGCTGGTCGCGCGAGGCGCTGGCGGCGCACTGCAGCGCGCGCCACCCGCAcctgccgcccgcgcccgccgcgcacgACGCGCTCTACGACGACGACTCCG GTGACGACATGGAATATCGCGTGTCGCCGAGTGCGGAGGCGAGTGAGACGCGCGTGCGTAACACGGACGCACGACCGCCGGAACTGTTCTGTAGACACTGCGGCGTCGCGTTCCAACGCGCCGATCTCCTACGACGGCATGTCACCGCAGCGCACAG CTACAAGCGTCACGACAGTACAAGCAGCACGTGGGAGGGGGCGGGCGAGGCGGGCGAGGGCGGCGAGCACGTGTGCGACGTGTGCGGCGAGACGTGTCCCGACGCGCTGCAGCTGCTGGCGCACGCCGAGCTGCACGCCGACCGCGCGCACCGCAGCGAGCCCGCGCCCAG GATGAAACGGATGGCCAGAGGAAGAAATAATACGTCGTCGAGTAATTCGCGGCAGTTCCCGTGCAGAGAATGCG GCAAAGTGTTCGGATCGAGGAGCTCTCAACAGATTCACATTCGCATCCACACGGGTGAGCGGCCGTACGCGTGTCGGTTCTGTTGGAAAGCGTTTGCCGACGGCGGCACGCTGCGCAAGCACGAGCGGATACACACCG GGGAGAAGCCGTACGCATGCGCGGTGTGCCCGCGCGCGTTCAACCAGCGCGTGGTGCTGCGCGAGCACGTGCGCTCGCACCACTCCGCGCCCGACCGCCGCGCCAACG GTGGTCCGGCGTTTTGTTGTGTGGTGTGCAGCCGCACTCTGCACTCGAGTTCGGAGCTGGTGCAGCATCTCATACAGCACTGCGACGCTAATACCGCACTCAAAAGACAGCCTCAG AGTGGACCGCGTAAATACAAGCGAAGACGGAAACTAAAGGCGGAGGCGTCGTCGCCGGTGAGTCGCGAGTGGGAACACACATCCGCGTCGCCTCCGGCCGCGTCGCGCTCGCCGAGTCCCGCGTCCCCGGCGGCGGAGCGCTCCCCCTCCCCCGCACCGCGCCCCGCCACTCCGAACGAACCCCGCTCGCcccccgcgcgccgccgccgccgcgcacccaACCCCGCGCCAGAACCCGCGCCCTCCCGGCCCCGCATGATCCACACGGAGGACCCCCGGCCCAGAACTAAACAG GTGCGCCCGCGCCGGCCGCCGCGGCATCCAGCGGACGACCTGC